Proteins from a genomic interval of Narcine bancroftii isolate sNarBan1 chromosome 12, sNarBan1.hap1, whole genome shotgun sequence:
- the tfap4 gene encoding transcription factor AP-4 isoform X1 has translation MEYFVVPAQKVPSFQDFRKSEKEVIGGLCSLANIPLSQESQRDQERRIRREIANSNERRRMQSINAGFQSLKTLIPHTDGEKLSKAAILQQTAEYIFSLEQEKTRLLQQNSQLKRFIQEYSGSSPKRRRAEDKDEGIGSPDVWEDEKLEDLKREMIELRQQLDKERSVRMMLEEQVRSLEAHVYPEKLKAIAQHVQLQQQQLEQSKILQQGEQQDPEPRHMTQLLPAHLIPASTHHPTVIVQTPPPPLPSHQVTVVTMGPSSVINSSSTTSRQNLDTIVQAIHHIEGTREKPEEEQRRVVIVQPNPAWSDTESDREENEATENIELGKEKGPVERVLP, from the exons ATGGAGTATTTCGTGGTGCCCGCCCAGAAGGTGCCCTCCTTCCAGGACTTCAGGAAGAGTGAGAAGGAGGTGATAGGAGGTCTCTGTAG CTTGGCTAATATTCCACTGTCCCAGGAGTCTCAGAGAGACCAAGAGAGGAGGATACGGAGAGAGATTGCTAATAGCAATGAGCGACGGCGAATGCAAAGCATCAATGCTGGGTTTCAGTCCCTGAAGACACTGATACCACACACAGATGGCGAGAAACTCAGCAAG gcagcaattttgcagcaaactgcTGAATACATCTTCTCACTCGAGCAAGAGAAAACACGACTACTTCAACAGAACTCCCAGCTGAAGCGTTTCATTCAG GAGTACAGTGGCTCTTCTCCAAAACGGAGGCGAGCAGAGGATAAAGATGAAGGAATTGGCTCCCCAGATGTCTGGGAGGATGAGAAGCTGGAAGACCTGAAACGGGAGATGATCGAACTGCGGCAGCAGCTGGATAAAGAGCGCTCAGTGAGGATGATGCTGGAAGAACAG GTTCGCTCACTAGAAGCCCACGTGTACCCAGAAAAGCTAAAGGCCATCGCACAACACGTGCAGTTGCAGCAACAGCAACTGGAGCAGTCCAAGATCCTTCAGCAGGGCGAGCAGCAGGACCCTGAGCCCCGTCATATGACGCAG CTCCTGCCGGCACACCTCATCCCAGCATCAACCCATCATCCCACTGTCATAGTGCAGACACCTCCACCTCCATTACCTTCACACCAAGTCACTGTGGTAACAATGGGACCATCGTCGGTCATCAACAGCTCCTCCACTACATCAAGACAGAACTTAGACACAATTGTGCAG GCCATCCACCACATCGAAGGGACTCGAGAGAAGCCTGAAGAAGAGCAGCGAAGAGTAGTCATTGTCCAGCCAAATCCAGCCTGGTCTGATACAGAATCAGACAGGGAGGAGAATGAAGCAACAGAAAATATTGAGCTAGGCAAGGAAAAGGGGCCTGTGGAGAGAGTCCTTCCGTGA
- the tfap4 gene encoding transcription factor AP-4 isoform X2: MEYFVVPAQKVPSFQDFRKSEKEVIGGLCSLANIPLSQESQRDQERRIRREIANSNERRRMQSINAGFQSLKTLIPHTDGEKLSKAAILQQTAEYIFSLEQEKTRLLQQNSQLKRFIQEYSGSSPKRRRAEDKDEGIGSPDVWEDEKLEDLKREMIELRQQLDKERSVRMMLEEQLLPAHLIPASTHHPTVIVQTPPPPLPSHQVTVVTMGPSSVINSSSTTSRQNLDTIVQAIHHIEGTREKPEEEQRRVVIVQPNPAWSDTESDREENEATENIELGKEKGPVERVLP; the protein is encoded by the exons ATGGAGTATTTCGTGGTGCCCGCCCAGAAGGTGCCCTCCTTCCAGGACTTCAGGAAGAGTGAGAAGGAGGTGATAGGAGGTCTCTGTAG CTTGGCTAATATTCCACTGTCCCAGGAGTCTCAGAGAGACCAAGAGAGGAGGATACGGAGAGAGATTGCTAATAGCAATGAGCGACGGCGAATGCAAAGCATCAATGCTGGGTTTCAGTCCCTGAAGACACTGATACCACACACAGATGGCGAGAAACTCAGCAAG gcagcaattttgcagcaaactgcTGAATACATCTTCTCACTCGAGCAAGAGAAAACACGACTACTTCAACAGAACTCCCAGCTGAAGCGTTTCATTCAG GAGTACAGTGGCTCTTCTCCAAAACGGAGGCGAGCAGAGGATAAAGATGAAGGAATTGGCTCCCCAGATGTCTGGGAGGATGAGAAGCTGGAAGACCTGAAACGGGAGATGATCGAACTGCGGCAGCAGCTGGATAAAGAGCGCTCAGTGAGGATGATGCTGGAAGAACAG CTCCTGCCGGCACACCTCATCCCAGCATCAACCCATCATCCCACTGTCATAGTGCAGACACCTCCACCTCCATTACCTTCACACCAAGTCACTGTGGTAACAATGGGACCATCGTCGGTCATCAACAGCTCCTCCACTACATCAAGACAGAACTTAGACACAATTGTGCAG GCCATCCACCACATCGAAGGGACTCGAGAGAAGCCTGAAGAAGAGCAGCGAAGAGTAGTCATTGTCCAGCCAAATCCAGCCTGGTCTGATACAGAATCAGACAGGGAGGAGAATGAAGCAACAGAAAATATTGAGCTAGGCAAGGAAAAGGGGCCTGTGGAGAGAGTCCTTCCGTGA